In methanogenic archaeon ISO4-H5, the following are encoded in one genomic region:
- a CDS encoding formamidopyrimidine-DNA glycosylase MutM, translated as MRRVPELPEIETVRRVVCPQITGAKIVSVAVGREKIVGHPSMTEFIRKLEGRTVVSDDRKGKALVIILDRGKLIIRFGMTGQLIVVPEGYPPEKHTHVTLRLEDGREVWYIDPRMFGKVWYIDEDEEDTYSGIGRLGLEPDDPEMDWRFLKGKLGKRSLTIKEALLDQSVVAGIGNIWSDEILFRCKVCPETPCSSLSDAKWKLLAKTIPEVMKFGIEKNAITPAEYLEGKGRKYYDIYYLEAYGHEGDPCPRCGKEMVRTVIGGRSSYWCPRCQRKPRCRN; from the coding sequence ATGAGGAGAGTGCCCGAGCTTCCCGAGATTGAGACCGTCCGCCGTGTAGTCTGTCCGCAGATAACCGGTGCTAAGATCGTGTCCGTCGCTGTCGGCCGCGAGAAAATCGTCGGCCACCCATCCATGACGGAGTTCATCAGGAAATTGGAGGGCAGAACCGTCGTATCGGATGACAGGAAGGGCAAAGCGCTCGTCATCATTCTCGACCGCGGGAAACTGATTATCAGATTCGGAATGACAGGTCAGCTCATCGTCGTTCCCGAAGGATACCCTCCGGAGAAACACACCCACGTCACCCTCCGTCTGGAGGACGGAAGGGAGGTTTGGTACATCGATCCCCGCATGTTCGGGAAGGTGTGGTACATAGACGAGGATGAAGAGGACACATACTCCGGGATCGGACGTCTGGGTCTTGAGCCGGATGACCCTGAAATGGACTGGAGATTCCTCAAAGGGAAACTGGGTAAAAGGTCGCTCACGATCAAGGAAGCACTGCTAGATCAGTCGGTGGTTGCCGGTATCGGTAACATCTGGTCGGATGAGATACTCTTCCGCTGCAAGGTATGCCCCGAGACTCCCTGTTCGTCGTTATCGGATGCCAAATGGAAACTGCTCGCGAAGACGATTCCGGAGGTCATGAAGTTCGGAATCGAGAAGAACGCCATCACTCCCGCCGAGTATCTGGAAGGCAAGGGCAGGAAGTACTACGACATCTACTATCTGGAAGCATACGGGCATGAGGGCGACCCCTGTCCCAGATGCGGAAAGGAGATGGTGAGGACGGTCATCGGCGGCAGGAGCAGCTACTGGTGCCCCCGCTGTCAGAGGAAACCGCGCTGCCGCAACTGA
- a CDS encoding DNA topoisomerase VI subunit A produces MNDRQQAALNSLTHIAEEIYADLDRGDIPTMKLPLRSKRNIEFDPMTQVWKYGSMKTVRTAKTTQGATTMLRTAYTTDFINEMIRENKSSTLREMYYISEGWNRAKFHTQDESNLLAEDLETVTHCMREDFKLRPEEGSAHVYGDINFRTMTRKGMKTFNCMDDVSETGFGIPYSVEKETFEIHNSNIKFVMALETGGMFARLIENGFPERENCLLIHLSGQPTRSTRRLIKRLNEENGLPVVVFTDGDPWSFRIFASVAYGAIKTAHISDYLATPTAQFVGITASDILNYDLPTDKLSDKDIGALKAELTDPRFSDEFWDTEIRAMLDMNKKAEQQALAKYGLDYVTDTYLPEKLTQMGIM; encoded by the coding sequence ATGAACGACAGACAGCAGGCGGCACTCAACAGCCTCACGCACATCGCGGAGGAGATCTACGCCGACCTCGACCGCGGGGACATCCCCACCATGAAACTCCCCCTGAGGTCCAAGAGGAACATCGAATTCGATCCCATGACCCAGGTATGGAAGTACGGCAGCATGAAGACCGTCCGCACCGCCAAGACAACGCAGGGTGCCACCACCATGCTGAGGACCGCATACACCACGGATTTCATCAACGAGATGATCCGTGAGAACAAATCATCCACCCTAAGGGAGATGTACTACATCTCCGAAGGATGGAACCGTGCCAAGTTCCACACCCAGGACGAGAGCAACCTCCTCGCCGAGGACCTCGAGACCGTGACCCACTGCATGAGGGAGGATTTCAAGCTCAGGCCCGAGGAGGGAAGCGCCCACGTGTACGGAGACATAAACTTCAGGACCATGACCAGGAAAGGTATGAAGACCTTCAACTGCATGGACGACGTCTCCGAGACAGGATTCGGTATCCCCTACAGCGTGGAGAAGGAGACCTTCGAGATCCACAACAGCAACATCAAGTTCGTAATGGCCCTGGAAACAGGAGGAATGTTCGCCCGTCTCATCGAGAACGGGTTCCCGGAAAGAGAGAACTGCCTCCTCATCCACCTGTCCGGACAGCCGACCCGTTCCACCAGGAGGCTCATCAAGAGGCTCAACGAGGAGAACGGACTGCCTGTCGTGGTGTTCACCGATGGCGATCCCTGGTCCTTCAGGATCTTCGCATCCGTCGCTTACGGTGCCATCAAGACCGCCCACATCTCCGATTATCTGGCGACCCCCACCGCCCAGTTCGTGGGAATCACCGCCTCGGATATCCTGAACTACGATCTGCCTACCGACAAGCTCAGCGACAAGGATATCGGCGCCCTGAAAGCGGAACTGACAGACCCCAGATTCTCCGACGAGTTCTGGGACACCGAGATCCGCGCCATGCTCGACATGAACAAGAAGGCTGAGCAGCAGGCGTTGGCCAAGTACGGTCTCGACTATGTGACCGACACCTACCTTCCTGAGAAACTGACCCAGATGGGAATAATGTGA
- a CDS encoding lysyl-tRNA synthetase LysS, producing the protein MHWADVIAKDIAERAETPLIATGISPTGIIHVGSLREAITGESIRSAVESLGKDVKLIYLIDSFDPLRRRYDFLPPEYEKYVGMPICRIPCPCGKHRNYAHHFVQPFLDAVDSLGVHCEIIWTSDLYAQGKFAECIDITFKKRQEIINILHEVSGKEPNPNYAPYEPLCEKCGRYTKPIFDTYQFPYVEYDCPCGHHGKADVRKDDGKLTWRLEWPAKWKIFGTNAEPFGKDHAAAGGSYDTGKRIAPEIFGVEPPFPVPYEFVQLKGVGQMHKSLGCSVTGLDAIRMTPPEVLNYLFLRVPTNRAIDYDSGMGLLDIADEYDRMELAYFTKEFTEAEENAVRAYEIAQHNHVPPKMPVQVSCRHLVNVVQLADTFEEQMKVLSRTVDISGADEVTIARIKKRCECLTYWLKAFAPDMVKFSIRQTVPVHVKLTTLDKTFLIDLVNRMNDCNWDADTINTIIADTGKASPLGSKAAYKLIYNLIIGQDRGPRLGPFLASIDKQFVLNRFNQAALRAEE; encoded by the coding sequence ATGCACTGGGCAGACGTTATCGCAAAGGACATCGCTGAGAGGGCGGAGACTCCCCTCATCGCAACCGGAATCAGTCCTACCGGAATCATTCACGTCGGAAGTCTGAGAGAAGCAATCACCGGAGAGTCGATCCGCAGCGCGGTCGAATCCCTCGGCAAAGATGTCAAACTCATCTACCTCATTGACTCCTTCGACCCCCTCAGGAGGAGGTACGATTTCCTTCCCCCCGAGTATGAGAAATACGTGGGTATGCCCATCTGCAGGATCCCCTGCCCCTGCGGCAAGCACCGCAACTACGCCCACCACTTCGTTCAGCCCTTCCTTGACGCCGTAGACTCCCTCGGAGTCCACTGCGAGATCATCTGGACCAGCGACCTCTACGCCCAGGGAAAGTTCGCTGAGTGCATCGATATTACATTCAAGAAGAGGCAGGAGATTATCAACATCCTGCACGAGGTCTCCGGTAAGGAGCCCAACCCCAACTACGCGCCCTACGAGCCTCTCTGCGAGAAGTGCGGACGCTACACCAAACCCATCTTCGACACCTACCAGTTCCCTTATGTCGAGTACGACTGTCCCTGCGGACACCACGGAAAGGCAGATGTGAGGAAGGATGACGGTAAACTCACCTGGAGGCTCGAGTGGCCTGCCAAGTGGAAGATCTTCGGCACCAACGCGGAGCCCTTCGGAAAGGACCACGCCGCCGCCGGAGGATCCTACGACACCGGTAAGAGGATCGCACCCGAGATCTTCGGAGTCGAGCCCCCCTTCCCCGTGCCCTACGAGTTCGTTCAGCTCAAGGGAGTAGGACAGATGCACAAATCCCTGGGATGTTCCGTCACCGGCCTTGACGCCATCAGGATGACCCCTCCCGAGGTCCTCAACTACCTGTTCCTCAGGGTACCCACCAACAGGGCCATCGACTACGACTCCGGAATGGGTCTCCTCGACATTGCCGATGAGTACGACAGGATGGAGCTCGCATACTTCACCAAGGAGTTCACCGAGGCGGAGGAGAATGCCGTCCGTGCATATGAGATCGCACAGCACAACCATGTGCCTCCGAAGATGCCCGTCCAGGTCTCCTGCAGGCATTTGGTAAATGTAGTCCAGCTTGCCGATACCTTCGAGGAGCAGATGAAGGTCCTTTCCAGGACCGTAGACATCTCCGGTGCTGATGAGGTCACCATCGCCAGGATTAAGAAGAGGTGCGAGTGCCTTACCTACTGGCTCAAGGCTTTTGCTCCCGATATGGTCAAGTTCTCCATCAGGCAGACCGTGCCTGTGCATGTCAAACTCACCACCCTTGACAAGACCTTCCTGATTGATCTCGTCAACAGGATGAACGACTGCAACTGGGATGCGGACACCATCAACACCATCATCGCGGATACCGGTAAGGCATCGCCTCTCGGTTCCAAGGCTGCTTACAAGCTGATCTACAACCTGATCATCGGTCAGGACAGGGGACCCAGGCTCGGCCCGTTCCTCGCCTCGATCGACAAGCAGTTCGTCTTAAACAGGTTCAACCAGGCCGCTCTCAGGGCCGAAGAGTGA
- a CDS encoding histidyl-tRNA synthetase HisS, whose amino-acid sequence MVQCPRGTRDFLPDELEKRRAYEGTLRSVARRFGFREIQTPIFEEAELFILRSGPNVLKELYAFKDKGDRDLALRPEMTAAVVRAFVNGMSNDPKPIKVFYFGPCFRYERPQAGRYREFYQFGAEIIGAATPETDAEAIAMASFMIKSLGLKNYKMRIGHIGVLRQRIADIGVPAERTAEVLQKLDKKLYDEARPILKDIGVADADMEDLFKLTETVGGTEVLSMVPGDAGTYLKEVVDYLDRMGVKDVEIDLGVVRGLDYYTGMVFEAEAPVLGAEKQICGGGSYTLSELFGGEKVFSTGFAVGFDRILLAMEKEGIEYQREGIDAYVVAVSDDVRKDSFGIVAKLREAGISADIDIMGRKLGKAMKSASTVCARYAVIVGANELARDAVTLRDMATGEQCEVAIADLPAKIKN is encoded by the coding sequence ATGGTTCAATGTCCCCGCGGTACCAGGGATTTCCTCCCTGATGAGCTGGAAAAAAGAAGGGCATACGAAGGCACCCTCCGCAGTGTCGCCCGCAGGTTCGGTTTCAGGGAGATTCAGACTCCGATCTTCGAAGAGGCGGAGCTATTCATTCTCAGGTCCGGACCCAACGTACTCAAGGAGCTCTATGCGTTCAAGGACAAAGGCGACAGGGACCTCGCACTCCGTCCCGAGATGACCGCTGCTGTGGTCAGGGCGTTCGTCAACGGAATGAGCAACGATCCCAAGCCCATCAAGGTGTTCTACTTCGGCCCCTGCTTCAGGTACGAGAGGCCCCAGGCCGGAAGGTACAGGGAATTCTACCAGTTCGGTGCCGAGATCATAGGTGCCGCCACCCCCGAGACCGATGCCGAGGCCATCGCCATGGCATCCTTCATGATTAAGAGTCTTGGACTCAAGAACTACAAGATGAGGATCGGACACATCGGAGTCCTCAGGCAGAGGATTGCCGACATCGGCGTTCCCGCGGAGAGGACCGCTGAGGTGCTCCAGAAACTCGACAAGAAACTCTACGATGAAGCACGCCCCATCCTCAAGGACATCGGAGTGGCCGATGCCGATATGGAGGATCTCTTCAAGCTCACCGAGACCGTCGGAGGCACCGAGGTGCTCTCCATGGTCCCCGGAGACGCGGGAACCTATCTGAAGGAGGTCGTCGACTACCTCGACCGCATGGGTGTGAAGGATGTCGAGATCGACCTCGGAGTAGTCCGCGGACTCGACTACTACACAGGAATGGTCTTCGAGGCCGAGGCTCCTGTCCTCGGTGCTGAGAAGCAGATCTGCGGAGGAGGTTCCTACACCCTTTCCGAGCTGTTCGGAGGGGAGAAGGTGTTTTCCACCGGATTCGCAGTAGGATTCGACAGGATCCTCCTTGCCATGGAGAAGGAGGGTATCGAGTACCAGAGAGAAGGCATCGACGCCTATGTCGTCGCCGTTTCCGATGACGTCAGGAAGGACTCCTTCGGTATCGTCGCCAAGCTCCGCGAAGCCGGCATCTCTGCCGACATCGACATCATGGGCAGGAAGCTCGGAAAGGCCATGAAATCCGCATCCACCGTATGTGCCAGATATGCCGTCATCGTGGGTGCCAACGAACTTGCCAGGGACGCCGTCACCCTCAGGGACATGGCTACCGGCGAGCAGTGCGAGGTCGCTATCGCAGACCTCCCTGCCAAGATCAAAAACTGA
- a CDS encoding DNA topoisomerase VI subunit B, translating to MGSHDEPVKRTAGNSRVTAESLADKQHEISVTEFFEKNKQVLGFDSRAKSLLMGVKEAVDNSLDACEESEFLPDIVVKIEKLAKEEYRVSIEDNGPGIVHRAMPNVFGRLLYGSRFHAMRQSRGQQGIGISATVMFANISTGRPAHIASRIEGKDEVAWEMDIAVDTKTNRPIVTNDRAFSWPGKEHGTLIEYTTKGSYVTGRQSIFEYLKETAIVNPHARIEFHDPEGTKYVFERATEIMPPKAREIKPHPQGMEIGDMMTYSSISEQKTVKDFLKNDFCRMTARLADEICKKAGVKPDMNPRDLGREGSMALIQGISEVKLMAPPADCLSPIGDILIKKGLMHTLEGMRPEYYATPISRPPKAVNGNPFTVEVGIVYGGDIPADGQVTIMRFANRVPLLYQQGADVITKAIGEVDWRRYGLEQRGGKGIPFGPAIILVHMASTKVPFTSEGKEAIAFFPEIEEEMVAALKLCARNLKSHLNKMDKKNKTHEKFDIVQGILPDLANKISEQLGKPVPDLSRTISKIMNVVWIEPSVTKNKESRTVTYTIYNYTVRPHSFMIHLQIPVECMNDTITNGPMFDSANEEGKSQWLVKDLEASSSVQISFELKGEMADTFDADDVYISGINPVMVMGAEALPGDWGIKGMKITEENDYIPDDTEDEAEEEALEDEEAEFEKEEDE from the coding sequence ATGGGATCACACGACGAGCCGGTGAAAAGAACGGCAGGAAACAGCAGGGTGACCGCTGAGAGTCTCGCTGACAAACAGCATGAGATTTCGGTCACCGAATTCTTCGAGAAGAACAAGCAGGTATTGGGTTTCGACTCCCGCGCCAAATCCCTTCTCATGGGTGTCAAGGAAGCGGTCGACAACTCCCTCGATGCCTGTGAGGAGAGCGAGTTCCTCCCTGATATCGTAGTCAAGATAGAGAAACTCGCCAAGGAAGAATACCGCGTATCCATCGAGGATAACGGGCCCGGAATCGTGCACCGCGCCATGCCCAACGTGTTCGGCCGTCTGCTCTACGGATCCAGGTTCCATGCTATGAGGCAGTCCAGGGGACAGCAAGGTATCGGAATCTCCGCCACGGTCATGTTCGCCAACATCTCCACCGGCAGGCCCGCCCATATCGCCTCTCGTATCGAAGGAAAGGACGAGGTGGCCTGGGAGATGGATATCGCCGTCGATACCAAGACCAACCGCCCCATCGTCACCAACGACAGGGCCTTCTCGTGGCCCGGCAAGGAACACGGCACCCTCATCGAATACACCACCAAGGGCAGCTATGTCACCGGCAGGCAGTCCATCTTCGAATATCTGAAGGAGACCGCCATCGTCAATCCCCACGCACGCATCGAATTCCACGATCCCGAAGGCACCAAGTACGTCTTCGAGAGAGCCACCGAGATCATGCCCCCCAAGGCCAGGGAGATCAAACCCCACCCCCAGGGCATGGAGATCGGTGACATGATGACCTACTCGTCCATTTCCGAGCAGAAGACCGTCAAGGACTTCCTCAAGAACGATTTCTGCAGGATGACCGCCAGGCTGGCGGACGAGATCTGCAAGAAGGCAGGCGTCAAACCTGACATGAACCCCCGCGACCTGGGCAGGGAGGGCAGCATGGCTCTCATCCAGGGTATTTCGGAAGTGAAACTCATGGCGCCTCCCGCGGACTGTCTGTCACCGATTGGAGACATCCTGATCAAGAAGGGTCTTATGCACACCCTCGAGGGCATGCGTCCCGAATACTACGCCACTCCTATCAGCCGTCCCCCGAAAGCGGTGAACGGCAATCCGTTCACGGTAGAGGTCGGAATCGTCTACGGAGGAGACATCCCCGCCGACGGACAGGTCACCATCATGAGGTTCGCAAACCGTGTTCCGCTGCTGTACCAGCAGGGTGCGGATGTCATCACCAAGGCCATCGGAGAGGTCGATTGGAGGAGGTACGGACTGGAGCAGAGGGGAGGAAAGGGAATCCCCTTCGGACCCGCCATCATCCTCGTGCACATGGCCTCCACCAAGGTCCCCTTCACCTCCGAAGGAAAGGAAGCCATCGCCTTCTTCCCCGAGATCGAAGAGGAGATGGTCGCCGCCCTCAAGCTATGTGCCAGGAACCTCAAGAGTCATCTCAACAAGATGGACAAGAAGAACAAGACCCACGAGAAGTTCGACATCGTTCAGGGCATCCTCCCCGACCTTGCGAACAAGATCTCCGAACAGCTCGGAAAGCCCGTGCCCGATCTCAGCAGGACCATCTCCAAGATCATGAACGTCGTATGGATCGAGCCTTCCGTGACCAAGAACAAGGAATCCAGGACCGTGACCTACACTATCTACAACTACACTGTCAGGCCCCATTCCTTCATGATCCACCTTCAGATCCCCGTCGAATGCATGAACGATACCATCACCAATGGACCCATGTTCGACTCGGCCAACGAAGAGGGCAAGTCCCAGTGGCTGGTCAAGGACCTGGAGGCGTCATCCTCCGTCCAGATATCCTTCGAACTGAAGGGAGAGATGGCGGACACCTTCGATGCCGACGATGTCTACATCTCGGGAATCAACCCCGTCATGGTCATGGGTGCCGAAGCCCTGCCCGGAGACTGGGGAATCAAAGGAATGAAGATCACCGAGGAGAACGACTACATCCCAGATGATACCGAGGACGAAGCCGAAGAGGAGGCCCTCGAGGACGAGGAAGCCGAATTCGAGAAGGAGGAAGACGAATGA
- a CDS encoding transmembrane protein codes for MAHPLFEGQGNYFRRVLVLILGLSIMAFAIAMSKKAFLGTSPISCIPATLTDCFPEWGLTLGDWTIVFNLVLVGLQVCILRRDFRPVQVLQIPLAIFLGKMTDISMDYLLFFMNADNYVLQWIFCILACAILGLGVMIEIRAKLLVVPGDGLVIAMASHIRKLDFRKLKLLVDSSMVIIAAVISLYSVSHLTGAREGSIFAAIAVSNFLWFYRNHLGKYIDRFLGDEESARASRD; via the coding sequence GTGGCTCATCCGCTGTTCGAAGGTCAGGGTAACTACTTCAGGAGGGTACTCGTCCTCATTCTGGGACTCTCCATAATGGCTTTCGCCATAGCGATGTCTAAGAAGGCGTTCCTAGGCACCTCGCCCATCTCATGCATCCCTGCCACCCTTACCGACTGCTTCCCTGAATGGGGGCTCACCCTCGGTGACTGGACGATCGTTTTCAATCTGGTTCTCGTGGGGCTGCAGGTCTGCATCCTCAGGAGGGATTTTCGGCCCGTGCAGGTTCTGCAGATCCCCCTCGCCATCTTCCTCGGCAAGATGACCGACATCTCGATGGACTATCTCCTGTTCTTCATGAACGCGGACAACTATGTCCTGCAGTGGATCTTCTGCATACTTGCCTGCGCCATCCTGGGACTGGGGGTCATGATCGAGATCAGAGCCAAACTCCTGGTCGTCCCCGGGGACGGACTGGTAATCGCCATGGCATCACACATCAGGAAGCTGGACTTCAGGAAGCTGAAGCTCCTCGTGGACTCCTCCATGGTCATCATCGCAGCGGTGATCTCGCTCTATTCGGTGTCTCACCTAACGGGAGCCAGAGAAGGATCCATCTTCGCCGCCATCGCCGTCAGCAACTTCCTGTGGTTCTACAGGAACCACCTCGGAAAGTACATCGACAGATTCCTCGGAGATGAGGAGAGTGCCCGAGCTTCCCGAGATTGA
- a CDS encoding transmembrane protein, protein MSSFGNSPTLSKEIGPVTVGQILMMAIAMVLGLVIVSAAGFTGVLVWVVIAIVLYMLPHLAGAKPATKAVFGVLFVVIGLVLGAFVIGPAFAKDNSSTHLTGNGIDANITYTNTEISFSATYSGTDTHDMVICYSEVDYISFKNAYLKNNINSIPTVTMTHAGSTYTGSAAINSSKLYYVFLAFLNDDGKVNTSTMSHVTLTDFDYHGNINDYTVKGAIWAIGMIALFFFIVLGVTTFMRMRLAATRKKMEAQGRLYPQGYGRCNFCGAIVLPGQVNCPKCGAYIDRPESMKPHKKDYFVCSVCGCEVSPDMKECPKCGAQFDGEENVVTHKDGTSDVSEETKTCPNCGKAIPANSARCPYCGKKFE, encoded by the coding sequence ATGAGCAGCTTCGGGAACTCTCCGACCCTCAGCAAAGAAATCGGTCCCGTCACCGTCGGCCAGATCCTTATGATGGCCATAGCGATGGTACTGGGACTGGTAATCGTCTCCGCCGCAGGATTCACCGGAGTCCTAGTTTGGGTCGTCATAGCGATCGTCCTGTACATGCTGCCCCACTTGGCTGGCGCCAAACCCGCCACCAAAGCCGTATTCGGTGTACTTTTCGTGGTCATCGGCCTCGTGCTGGGAGCTTTCGTGATCGGTCCCGCTTTCGCAAAGGATAACAGCTCCACCCACCTCACCGGCAACGGCATCGATGCCAACATCACCTACACAAACACGGAGATCTCCTTCTCGGCCACCTATTCCGGTACCGACACCCATGACATGGTGATCTGCTACAGCGAGGTCGACTACATCTCCTTCAAGAACGCCTACCTGAAGAACAACATCAACAGCATCCCGACAGTGACCATGACGCATGCCGGCAGCACCTACACCGGTTCCGCGGCAATCAACAGCTCGAAGCTGTACTACGTGTTCCTGGCGTTCCTCAACGACGACGGCAAGGTCAACACCTCGACCATGTCGCACGTCACCCTCACCGACTTCGACTACCACGGCAACATCAACGACTACACCGTGAAGGGTGCGATCTGGGCCATCGGAATGATCGCCCTGTTCTTCTTCATCGTCCTGGGTGTCACCACCTTCATGAGGATGAGGCTCGCCGCCACCAGGAAGAAGATGGAGGCTCAGGGACGTCTCTATCCCCAGGGATACGGCAGGTGCAACTTCTGCGGAGCCATCGTCCTTCCCGGCCAGGTCAACTGCCCCAAGTGCGGTGCGTACATCGACCGCCCGGAGAGCATGAAGCCCCACAAGAAGGACTACTTCGTCTGCTCTGTCTGCGGATGCGAGGTATCCCCCGACATGAAGGAATGCCCCAAGTGCGGCGCACAGTTCGACGGAGAGGAGAACGTGGTGACCCACAAGGACGGAACCTCCGACGTGAGCGAGGAAACCAAGACCTGTCCGAACTGCGGAAAAGCCATCCCAGCCAACTCCGCCCGCTGCCCCTACTGCGGTAAGAAGTTCGAGTGA
- a CDS encoding small GTP-binding protein, translating to MATIDEQIAELEKEISNTKKNKATEAHIGKIKAKIAKLALEKEKRIENARAGGGTKGFYVKKAGNATVALVGFPSVGKSTLLNQLTGAKSEVGAYHFTTLDVVPGVMEYNHAKIQILDMPGLIKDASRGKGRGREVIAAARSADVILLVVDIFNPDMSVLMKELYNSAIRLNQHAPDVNITTSQQGGILVKPTLKLTKISVETIKDMVAAYGHLNCTVVVREDIDVEQMLDVLAGNRVYIKAVMAINKCDLAKPGQLEAVQEMHKQFKSVGVSAATGLHMDELKQEIYETIDMIRVFLKPQGQEADMDIPLIVKRGNTVGDVCELIHRDFKNAFRYAMIWGDSAKFPGQTVGMDHVVADKDILCIIVKR from the coding sequence GTGGCCACTATCGACGAGCAGATTGCAGAGTTGGAAAAGGAAATCTCCAACACGAAGAAGAACAAGGCGACGGAAGCCCATATCGGAAAGATCAAGGCCAAAATCGCCAAGCTGGCGCTCGAGAAGGAGAAGCGTATCGAGAACGCCAGGGCAGGCGGAGGAACCAAGGGTTTCTACGTCAAGAAGGCGGGAAATGCCACCGTGGCACTGGTCGGATTCCCTTCCGTGGGTAAGTCCACCCTTCTGAACCAGCTCACCGGAGCAAAATCCGAGGTCGGTGCTTATCACTTCACCACTCTCGACGTCGTTCCCGGTGTCATGGAGTACAACCACGCCAAGATCCAGATTCTCGATATGCCCGGACTTATCAAGGATGCGTCCAGAGGTAAGGGAAGGGGAAGGGAGGTCATCGCTGCGGCAAGGTCCGCTGATGTCATCCTGCTGGTCGTGGACATTTTCAACCCCGATATGAGTGTCCTGATGAAGGAGCTGTACAACTCCGCCATCAGGCTCAACCAGCACGCTCCCGATGTGAACATCACAACGTCCCAGCAGGGAGGAATCCTGGTCAAGCCCACTCTCAAGCTCACCAAGATCTCGGTGGAGACCATCAAGGACATGGTGGCCGCCTACGGACATCTGAACTGTACCGTCGTGGTGCGTGAGGATATCGATGTGGAGCAGATGCTCGATGTCCTCGCAGGCAACAGGGTGTACATCAAGGCGGTCATGGCCATCAACAAGTGCGACCTCGCCAAACCCGGACAGTTGGAAGCCGTGCAGGAGATGCACAAGCAGTTCAAGAGCGTCGGAGTCTCCGCCGCCACCGGTCTCCACATGGACGAGCTGAAGCAGGAGATCTACGAGACCATCGATATGATCCGCGTGTTCCTGAAGCCTCAGGGACAGGAAGCCGATATGGACATCCCGCTCATCGTCAAGAGGGGCAACACCGTCGGAGACGTCTGCGAGCTTATCCATAGGGATTTCAAGAACGCCTTCAGGTATGCCATGATATGGGGAGACAGTGCCAAGTTCCCTGGACAGACCGTCGGTATGGACCACGTCGTGGCCGATAAGGACATCCTGTGTATCATCGTCAAGAGATGA